The following coding sequences are from one Bacillus kexueae window:
- the cobA gene encoding uroporphyrinogen-III C-methyltransferase, with the protein MGKVYIVGAGPGDPELITIKALKCIQKADVIMYDRLVNKELLSYAKEGADLIYCGKLPNYHTMKQETINKFLVKYAKAGKTVVRLKGGDPYVFGRGGEEAEYVAKHQIPFEVVPGITASIAASSYSGIPLTQRNISGNVTILTGHRVNEENHLLNNLSFLKAADTLCIYMGIGNIETIQAQLLKADKSEQTPVAFVEWASTDKQRTIISSIEKMAHDVNEKEIENPCLIIVGEVVKFHSKLNWFEDVPSRSMIVEAGASQ; encoded by the coding sequence ATGGGGAAGGTTTATATCGTAGGAGCAGGTCCGGGAGACCCGGAGCTAATTACTATTAAAGCTTTAAAATGCATTCAAAAGGCGGATGTCATCATGTATGACCGCTTAGTAAACAAGGAACTCCTATCTTATGCAAAAGAAGGAGCGGATCTTATTTACTGCGGGAAACTACCAAACTACCATACGATGAAACAAGAAACGATTAATAAATTTTTAGTAAAATACGCAAAAGCAGGTAAAACGGTTGTTCGGCTGAAAGGGGGAGACCCTTATGTATTTGGAAGAGGTGGAGAAGAAGCGGAATATGTGGCGAAACATCAAATCCCTTTTGAGGTGGTACCAGGTATAACAGCGAGTATTGCCGCTTCTTCTTATAGTGGAATTCCGTTAACCCAACGAAATATAAGTGGCAACGTTACAATTTTAACTGGGCACCGTGTAAACGAAGAAAATCATTTACTTAACAATTTATCCTTTTTAAAAGCGGCGGATACACTTTGTATTTATATGGGGATTGGCAACATTGAAACGATTCAAGCCCAATTATTAAAAGCAGATAAATCGGAACAAACACCTGTAGCATTTGTGGAATGGGCGTCAACGGACAAACAACGAACCATTATTAGTTCCATCGAAAAGATGGCACATGATGTTAATGAAAAAGAAATTGAAAATCCATGTCTTATTATCGTTGGAGAAGTTGTCAAGTTTCATTCGAAACTTAATTGGTTTGAAGATGTCCCTTCTCGTTCAATGATCGTTGAAGCAGGTGCTTCTCAATGA
- a CDS encoding sirohydrochlorin chelatase, with the protein MTKAILYVFHGSRLKEAKEEAFTFFRHCQKLTQVPIQHASFLELSEPTIEQGVEECVNEGATEIGVIPILLFRAGHAKYDIPSILTKLKEKYPETSFSYGEPLGVHQWMIDIVVEKVRSVTTAQKLSEISPQIVLIGRGSKDREMQQDFNTLCQSVENELGMNTTGCYLTAAKPSFHEILSTIKGKEANQLYIFVPYLIFTGLLYKQIERDLKSELSNRIQWQLTDYIGQHPNIHRLVSIRAQEASNVNIT; encoded by the coding sequence ATGACAAAAGCTATCCTTTACGTCTTTCATGGTTCAAGATTAAAGGAAGCAAAAGAAGAGGCATTCACCTTTTTTAGGCACTGTCAGAAACTCACGCAAGTACCTATTCAACATGCTAGTTTCCTAGAGCTTTCTGAACCAACCATTGAACAAGGCGTTGAAGAATGTGTGAATGAAGGGGCGACCGAGATTGGCGTCATCCCGATTTTGTTATTTCGTGCGGGCCACGCGAAATACGACATCCCTTCCATCTTAACGAAATTAAAAGAAAAGTATCCTGAAACGTCGTTTTCGTATGGAGAACCTCTTGGTGTTCATCAATGGATGATCGACATTGTAGTGGAGAAGGTGCGAAGTGTCACGACAGCGCAAAAGCTATCTGAGATCTCTCCTCAAATCGTGCTCATTGGTAGAGGAAGTAAAGATAGAGAAATGCAACAAGATTTTAATACACTTTGTCAATCGGTTGAAAATGAGTTAGGCATGAACACAACTGGCTGTTACTTAACAGCTGCAAAACCTTCGTTTCACGAGATCCTTTCAACAATTAAGGGAAAAGAAGCGAATCAATTGTACATTTTTGTTCCGTACTTAATTTTTACCGGATTACTTTATAAGCAAATTGAACGCGACCTAAAAAGCGAGTTGTCTAATCGAATACAATGGCAACTAACAGACTACATCGGGCAACACCCGAATATCCATCGGCTTGTGTCGATTCGGGCGCAAGAGGCCAGTAATGTAAATATTACATAG
- a CDS encoding Rqc2 family fibronectin-binding protein yields the protein MSFDGLFTYCMKNELKEKLVGGRVTKIYQPYKHELIVQIRNQGNNYRVLFSAHPSYARVHVTTESYDNPAEPPMFCMLLRKHLEGSIVENVEQPGLERMLVLELRARNEIGDISYKQLIIEIMGRHSNIILVEKERNMILDSIKHLSPAMNRHRTVLPGHTYVYPPKQDKVSPFEADEEMVLKKLDFNKGKMKEQIVEQFAGISPLIAEEIIHEAGLANRSTVPKAFVEIISRIRHEQAPTMMVSEKKELFYALPLQHIDGEKKSFESFSELLDRFYYGKAERDRVKQQGHDLERFILNERKKNANKIKKLEKTLKEAEKSDKYQLLGELLTANMYMVQKGDQEVEVINYYEEESPTVTIKLDPLKTPAENAQSYFQKYQKAKNSISVVQEQIQKAEEEIEYFDRLIQQLETASPKDVNEIREELIEGEYLKQKAKHKAHKKKPTKPELETYYSTDGTEILVGKNNKQNEYLTNKLAKRNEIWLHTKDIPGSHVVIRSEKPTETTIYEAAQLAAYFSKARQSSSVPVDFTTIRQVKKPNGAKPGFVIYEGQQTVYVTPDEEKIIAMRKQAK from the coding sequence ATGTCGTTTGATGGTCTATTTACATATTGTATGAAAAATGAACTAAAGGAAAAATTAGTCGGTGGACGGGTGACAAAAATTTACCAACCATATAAACATGAACTCATCGTTCAAATTAGGAACCAAGGAAACAACTACCGAGTCTTATTTTCAGCACACCCAAGTTATGCACGTGTGCATGTCACAACTGAATCGTACGATAATCCAGCAGAACCCCCTATGTTTTGTATGCTTTTGCGCAAACATTTAGAGGGAAGCATCGTCGAAAATGTGGAGCAACCGGGTTTGGAAAGAATGCTTGTCCTTGAATTAAGAGCGCGAAATGAAATTGGGGATATTTCATACAAACAATTAATTATCGAAATTATGGGTCGGCATAGTAATATCATTTTAGTAGAAAAAGAACGAAATATGATTCTAGACAGTATTAAACACCTATCCCCCGCGATGAACCGACATCGTACTGTTTTACCAGGACACACCTACGTATATCCACCTAAACAGGACAAGGTTTCTCCTTTTGAGGCGGATGAAGAAATGGTGTTAAAAAAGCTCGATTTTAACAAAGGGAAAATGAAAGAACAGATCGTTGAACAGTTTGCCGGCATCTCTCCATTAATAGCAGAAGAAATCATACATGAAGCAGGCTTAGCCAATCGCTCGACAGTTCCGAAAGCTTTCGTTGAAATCATCAGTCGTATTCGTCATGAGCAGGCTCCAACGATGATGGTTTCTGAAAAGAAGGAATTATTTTACGCCCTTCCACTTCAACATATAGATGGGGAAAAGAAATCGTTTGAGTCATTTAGCGAACTGTTAGATCGATTTTATTATGGAAAAGCAGAACGAGATCGCGTGAAGCAACAAGGACACGATTTAGAACGATTTATCTTGAATGAGCGGAAGAAAAACGCAAACAAAATTAAAAAGCTCGAAAAGACATTAAAAGAGGCCGAAAAGTCAGATAAATATCAGCTTCTCGGTGAACTCTTAACCGCTAATATGTACATGGTTCAAAAAGGAGATCAGGAAGTCGAAGTCATCAATTATTATGAAGAGGAAAGTCCAACCGTAACCATTAAACTAGATCCTTTAAAAACACCGGCAGAGAATGCCCAAAGTTATTTCCAAAAATACCAAAAGGCAAAAAATTCGATTTCCGTCGTTCAAGAACAAATTCAAAAAGCGGAGGAAGAAATCGAATATTTTGACCGACTCATTCAACAGCTTGAGACAGCATCTCCAAAGGATGTCAATGAAATTCGAGAGGAGCTTATTGAAGGCGAGTACTTAAAACAAAAGGCAAAACATAAAGCGCATAAGAAAAAGCCAACAAAACCGGAGCTCGAAACATATTATTCAACTGATGGGACAGAGATTCTCGTCGGGAAGAACAACAAACAAAACGAGTATTTAACTAATAAATTAGCGAAGCGAAATGAAATTTGGTTACATACGAAAGATATTCCCGGCTCACACGTCGTCATCCGATCGGAAAAACCGACTGAAACGACAATATACGAAGCAGCCCAATTAGCGGCTTACTTCAGTAAAGCTAGGCAATCAAGCTCCGTTCCTGTAGACTTCACGACCATTCGCCAAGTAAAAAAGCCAAATGGTGCCAAACCAGGGTTTGTCATTTACGAAGGGCAACAAACAGTCTACGTTACACCAGATGAAGAAAAAATAATCGCCATGCGAAAGCAAGCGAAATAA
- a CDS encoding cation-translocating P-type ATPase, whose amino-acid sequence MIWHKLTIQEVMESVHSNAERGLEEEEAQKRLKKDGYNEMQEAERASAFILFISQFKDFMVLVLLVATLVSALLGEYIDAIAIIAIVLLNGVLGFIQERKAEKSLDALKELSAPFVSVYRNGEWTKIPSKQLVVGDIVKFSSGDRIGADMRIIEANGLEVEESALTGESVPVLKNEVPIMNEDIGIGDKVNMVFMGTLVTRGSGVGVVVHTGMKTAMGQIANLLQTAETMMTPLQRKLEQLGKILIVVALLLTVLVVLIGIIQGHDMYKMFLAGVSLAVAAIPEGLPAIVTVALSLGVQRMIKKKSIVRKLPAVETLGCASVICSDKTGTMTQNKMTVTHIWVGGKMWGVTGTGYEPSGEFLTGDRTVHPNEDKALMQILSFGMLASQAEIRMKASDYILDGDPTEGALVVAGMKAGLTKEKLVEQFSVIKEFPFDSTRKMMSVIVQDQGGKRYVIAKGAPDVLVSNCHDVLWDGRKESLSNRKHTDIQDTIEQLANRALRTIAIAYKPLTNEQGSNITQWEAERNLTLIGITGMIDPPRKEVKKAVADCKQAGIKTVMITGDHVMTARAIAKELNILPPNGKVLDGQTLSNMTVEELESVIDEVYVFARVSPEHKLKIVKAFQNRGHVVAMTGDGVNDAPAIKASDIGISMGITGTDVAKEASSLILVDDNFATIQDAIKEGRNIYENIRKFIRYLLASNVGEILVMLFAMILALPLPLVPVQILWVNLVTDGLPAMALGLDPAEGNVMKRGPRHPKEGIFARGLGWKILSRGFLIGTMTLLTFMIVYARDPENLAYAQTAAFSTLVLAQLILVFDCRSEKSIFERNPFSNPYLIAAVISSLLLMLVVIYYPPLQPIFHTVPIQKHDWLLIAALSSVPTFLLAGSLLTRKDK is encoded by the coding sequence ATGATTTGGCATAAGCTAACGATACAAGAAGTGATGGAATCCGTTCATTCAAATGCTGAAAGAGGTCTCGAAGAGGAGGAAGCTCAAAAGCGATTAAAAAAGGATGGCTATAATGAAATGCAAGAGGCAGAACGCGCATCGGCGTTCATTCTCTTTATTAGTCAGTTCAAAGACTTTATGGTTTTAGTTCTCCTCGTCGCGACGCTTGTATCGGCACTACTTGGTGAATATATCGATGCCATTGCAATCATTGCCATCGTACTTTTAAATGGTGTGTTAGGTTTTATTCAAGAAAGGAAAGCTGAAAAGTCCCTTGATGCCCTAAAGGAGTTATCTGCTCCATTTGTGTCCGTGTATCGAAACGGGGAATGGACAAAAATCCCCTCCAAGCAATTAGTCGTTGGCGATATTGTCAAATTTTCTAGCGGTGATCGAATCGGTGCCGATATGAGAATAATAGAAGCGAACGGCTTAGAAGTAGAGGAGTCGGCTTTAACTGGTGAATCAGTTCCGGTACTAAAGAATGAAGTTCCGATTATGAATGAAGATATTGGAATTGGAGACAAAGTCAATATGGTATTCATGGGAACGTTAGTCACGAGAGGCTCTGGGGTTGGAGTTGTCGTCCATACAGGAATGAAAACGGCAATGGGACAAATCGCCAACCTTCTCCAAACAGCCGAAACAATGATGACGCCTCTCCAGCGTAAGCTCGAACAGTTAGGGAAAATCTTAATTGTTGTCGCGCTACTACTAACGGTTTTAGTAGTACTCATTGGAATTATTCAAGGTCACGACATGTACAAAATGTTTCTTGCTGGTGTTTCACTGGCAGTAGCAGCTATTCCAGAAGGTTTACCAGCTATTGTGACCGTAGCCTTATCTTTAGGCGTTCAACGAATGATTAAGAAAAAGTCAATTGTTCGGAAGCTCCCTGCTGTTGAAACCCTTGGATGTGCGTCAGTAATCTGTTCTGATAAAACAGGAACAATGACTCAAAATAAAATGACTGTTACACACATTTGGGTAGGCGGGAAAATGTGGGGTGTAACCGGTACCGGTTATGAACCATCAGGTGAGTTTCTTACAGGAGATCGAACCGTTCATCCGAATGAGGATAAAGCACTCATGCAAATATTGTCGTTTGGTATGCTAGCTTCTCAGGCTGAAATTCGGATGAAAGCAAGTGATTATATATTGGATGGGGATCCGACAGAAGGAGCTCTTGTCGTAGCAGGAATGAAGGCGGGTCTGACAAAAGAGAAGCTTGTTGAGCAATTTTCCGTTATAAAAGAATTTCCGTTTGATTCAACGCGAAAAATGATGAGTGTAATTGTACAAGACCAAGGAGGCAAGCGATATGTAATCGCGAAAGGAGCCCCTGATGTTTTAGTTTCAAACTGTCACGATGTGTTATGGGATGGTCGAAAAGAATCGTTATCAAATCGAAAGCATACGGATATTCAAGACACAATTGAACAACTGGCAAACAGAGCACTACGAACCATTGCTATTGCTTATAAGCCTTTAACGAACGAACAAGGGTCCAACATAACTCAATGGGAGGCAGAACGAAACTTAACTTTGATTGGCATTACAGGGATGATTGATCCCCCGAGAAAAGAAGTAAAAAAAGCAGTAGCAGATTGTAAACAAGCGGGGATCAAAACCGTCATGATAACAGGAGATCATGTGATGACGGCGCGTGCCATTGCAAAAGAGTTAAATATACTACCACCTAATGGAAAGGTATTAGATGGTCAAACGTTATCAAACATGACAGTGGAAGAATTAGAATCGGTTATCGATGAAGTGTACGTATTTGCTCGTGTTTCACCTGAACACAAACTGAAAATTGTGAAGGCGTTCCAAAACCGAGGACATGTTGTGGCAATGACAGGAGATGGGGTAAACGATGCTCCTGCAATTAAAGCGAGTGATATCGGAATATCGATGGGGATTACCGGTACGGATGTCGCAAAAGAAGCATCTTCATTAATTTTAGTCGACGATAACTTTGCTACAATTCAAGATGCGATAAAGGAAGGCCGCAATATTTATGAGAACATACGAAAATTTATTCGCTACCTATTAGCGTCAAATGTTGGGGAAATTTTAGTTATGCTCTTTGCGATGATTTTAGCCTTACCATTGCCACTCGTACCAGTTCAAATTTTATGGGTAAATCTCGTCACAGATGGATTGCCTGCCATGGCTTTAGGGTTGGATCCAGCGGAAGGAAATGTCATGAAACGTGGGCCGCGTCATCCAAAAGAAGGAATTTTTGCAAGAGGGCTCGGGTGGAAAATATTATCTCGTGGTTTTCTAATTGGTACGATGACTTTATTAACCTTTATGATAGTATATGCTCGGGATCCAGAAAATTTAGCTTATGCACAAACTGCTGCTTTCAGTACACTTGTACTTGCACAATTGATTTTAGTTTTTGATTGTAGAAGTGAAAAATCAATATTTGAACGAAATCCGTTTAGTAATCCGTATTTAATCGCAGCGGTTATTTCATCTTTATTACTCATGCTCGTTGTCATTTATTATCCGCCGCTTCAACCAATTTTTCACACTGTACCAATTCAAAAACATGACTGGTTATTAATTGCCGCGTTATCAAGTGTGCCAACTTTTTTACTGGCTGGGTCACTTTTAACAAGAAAAGATAAGTAA
- a CDS encoding YicC/YloC family endoribonuclease — translation MVHSMTGFGRSVKEKGDFHVTVEMRSVNHRFSEVSIRMPRHLFYCEDKIKKVIQRKVSRGRVEVYITITGESIVQRSLHVDWPLVDQYIEALTTMKEKYELNDDIQVQHIIGQQNVFDIQEENSENDVLVELVLESVEEATAHLVEMRKREGEQLTIDLHDRLEEMKTVTSRIETQAPHVVTAYEERIRKRISEFLSGNIDENRILTEAAVFADKADISEEVTRLKSHIQQFAETLEKSEPIGRKLDFIVQEMNREANTIGAKGNDQMIAKAVVDLKSLIEKMKEQVQNIE, via the coding sequence ATGGTACATAGTATGACTGGATTTGGGCGATCAGTTAAAGAAAAAGGTGATTTTCATGTAACCGTTGAAATGAGGTCGGTGAATCACCGTTTTTCAGAAGTGAGCATTCGAATGCCACGCCATTTATTCTATTGTGAAGATAAAATTAAAAAAGTTATTCAACGAAAAGTGAGTCGTGGGCGAGTGGAAGTATACATAACGATTACGGGCGAATCGATTGTTCAACGTTCGTTACATGTGGATTGGCCACTTGTCGATCAATACATAGAAGCCTTAACGACGATGAAAGAAAAATATGAACTCAATGATGATATTCAAGTTCAACATATAATTGGACAACAAAATGTATTTGACATTCAAGAAGAAAATAGTGAAAATGATGTACTTGTAGAGCTCGTTTTAGAATCGGTTGAAGAAGCGACTGCCCATCTTGTTGAGATGAGAAAACGTGAAGGTGAACAGCTAACGATTGATTTACACGATCGACTTGAAGAAATGAAGACTGTTACTTCTCGTATTGAAACACAAGCTCCCCATGTCGTTACAGCATATGAAGAACGAATTCGTAAACGTATATCCGAATTTTTATCGGGGAATATTGATGAAAATAGAATACTAACAGAAGCGGCCGTATTTGCTGATAAAGCGGATATTTCTGAAGAGGTGACGCGGTTAAAAAGCCATATTCAACAATTTGCAGAAACGCTGGAAAAAAGTGAGCCGATTGGGCGTAAATTGGACTTTATCGTACAAGAAATGAATCGTGAAGCCAATACGATTGGTGCAAAAGGCAATGACCAAATGATCGCGAAGGCAGTTGTTGATCTAAAGAGTCTCATTGAAAAAATGAAAGAACAAGTTCAAAATATTGAGTAA
- the remA gene encoding extracellular matrix/biofilm regulator RemA, which produces MGIKLINIGFGNIVSANRIISIVSPESAPIKRIIQEARDRGMLIDATYGRRTRAVVIMDSDHIILSAVQPETVAQRLTSKDELSDEG; this is translated from the coding sequence ATGGGGATTAAACTAATTAATATCGGTTTTGGGAATATCGTATCAGCTAATCGGATTATATCAATTGTCAGTCCGGAATCAGCCCCTATTAAACGAATCATTCAAGAGGCAAGAGATCGGGGAATGTTAATTGATGCGACATATGGACGCCGCACGCGAGCGGTCGTCATCATGGATAGTGACCATATAATTCTATCTGCTGTACAACCAGAGACCGTTGCGCAACGATTGACAAGCAAAGATGAGCTATCAGATGAAGGGTAG
- the gmk gene encoding guanylate kinase — protein MLKRERGLLIVLSGPSGVGKGTVRKALFEQDDVHFEYSISMTTRKPREGEVDGVDYFFKSKEEFEQLIKEEKLLEWAEYVGNYYGTPIEYVEKTLNEGKDVFLEIEVQGALQVKKSFPEGLFIFLVPPSLDELKNRIVTRGTESEGLIQNRMNVAKEEIEMMHAYDYVVVNDQVDLACERIKAIVTAEHCRRERVEKQYKKLLEAE, from the coding sequence ATGTTAAAGCGAGAAAGAGGATTATTAATCGTATTATCAGGTCCTTCCGGTGTAGGGAAGGGAACTGTTCGTAAAGCGTTGTTTGAACAAGATGACGTTCATTTTGAATATTCGATTTCGATGACAACAAGAAAGCCGAGAGAAGGCGAAGTTGATGGCGTAGATTACTTTTTTAAATCAAAAGAAGAATTCGAGCAATTAATCAAGGAAGAGAAATTGCTTGAATGGGCAGAATATGTAGGTAACTATTATGGAACGCCAATTGAGTATGTAGAGAAAACGTTAAATGAAGGAAAGGACGTATTTTTAGAAATCGAAGTGCAAGGCGCGCTTCAAGTGAAAAAGTCGTTTCCGGAAGGGTTATTTATTTTCCTCGTACCACCTAGCCTAGACGAATTAAAAAATCGAATTGTAACACGTGGTACAGAATCTGAGGGACTAATTCAAAACCGTATGAATGTGGCAAAAGAAGAAATCGAAATGATGCATGCATATGACTACGTTGTCGTCAATGATCAAGTTGATTTAGCTTGTGAACGAATTAAGGCGATTGTCACAGCAGAGCATTGCAGACGAGAACGTGTTGAAAAACAATATAAAAAACTGTTGGAGGCTGAGTAA
- the rpoZ gene encoding DNA-directed RNA polymerase subunit omega, translating into MLFPSIDSLMNKIDSKYTLVSVAAKRARQIQQFDDQQLEKTTSTKFVGKALEEIEAGLLHYEKSESN; encoded by the coding sequence ATGCTTTTTCCTTCTATTGATTCATTAATGAATAAAATTGATTCAAAATATACGCTCGTTTCCGTTGCAGCGAAACGTGCACGTCAAATTCAACAATTTGATGATCAACAATTAGAAAAAACTACGTCTACAAAATTTGTAGGGAAGGCGTTAGAAGAAATTGAAGCGGGCCTTCTTCATTACGAAAAGTCCGAGTCAAATTAA
- the coaBC gene encoding bifunctional phosphopantothenoylcysteine decarboxylase/phosphopantothenate--cysteine ligase CoaBC has translation MKGKNILLCVTGGIAVFKAVHLTSKLTQAGANVKVIMSQSAQKFVTPLTFQALSRHDVFIDTFDEKNPAVIAHIDLADWADLVIVAPATANVIGKMANGIADDMITTSLLATTAPVWIAPAMNVHMYDHPAVKRNIERLASDGYQFIEPSEGFLACGYVGKGRLEEPEKIVTLVETFFNRQERKTRLSGLHVLITAGPTREKVDPIRFFTNRSSGKMGYAIAEEAKKMGAYVTLITGPTSLIPPKGVQVISIESAEEMYEAALNYYDKANIVIKSAAVADYRPKIVHNEKMKKQEGPLTIEFERTTDILHELGKRKNHQILVGFAAETNNVTEYAKSKLERKNLDMIVANDVTEKGAGFQGDTNKVTIISREGKEKVYPLMSKNETARAILNEIELLLQGDEQ, from the coding sequence GTGAAAGGGAAAAATATACTTCTTTGTGTGACGGGAGGAATTGCCGTTTTTAAAGCGGTTCATTTGACAAGTAAACTAACGCAGGCTGGTGCGAATGTAAAAGTCATCATGTCACAATCAGCCCAAAAATTTGTCACCCCATTAACGTTTCAAGCATTATCTCGTCACGACGTATTTATCGATACTTTTGATGAGAAAAACCCAGCGGTTATTGCACATATCGATTTGGCTGATTGGGCCGACCTTGTAATTGTTGCACCTGCTACAGCAAATGTCATCGGAAAGATGGCTAATGGAATTGCTGACGATATGATTACGACGAGTCTGTTAGCCACGACAGCACCAGTTTGGATTGCGCCTGCGATGAATGTTCATATGTATGACCATCCAGCTGTGAAGCGAAACATTGAAAGGTTAGCAAGTGATGGTTATCAATTCATTGAGCCATCAGAAGGATTTCTTGCGTGTGGATATGTTGGGAAAGGTCGATTAGAGGAACCAGAAAAAATTGTCACGTTAGTTGAGACATTCTTTAATCGCCAAGAAAGGAAGACGCGATTAAGTGGATTGCATGTCCTCATTACAGCTGGACCTACGCGGGAAAAAGTTGACCCTATTCGTTTCTTTACCAATCGTTCATCAGGGAAGATGGGATATGCGATAGCAGAGGAAGCGAAAAAAATGGGGGCTTACGTCACGTTGATTACCGGCCCCACTTCATTAATCCCTCCGAAAGGGGTGCAGGTGATTTCAATCGAAAGTGCCGAAGAAATGTATGAAGCTGCTTTAAATTATTATGACAAGGCAAATATTGTGATCAAATCAGCAGCTGTGGCAGATTATCGTCCAAAAATAGTCCACAATGAAAAAATGAAAAAGCAAGAGGGACCATTGACCATTGAATTTGAGCGAACAACCGATATTTTACATGAGTTAGGTAAACGGAAAAACCATCAAATACTCGTTGGGTTCGCAGCAGAAACGAACAACGTTACCGAATATGCGAAGTCTAAACTAGAAAGAAAAAATTTAGACATGATTGTTGCCAATGATGTAACGGAAAAAGGTGCTGGTTTCCAAGGAGATACGAATAAAGTAACGATTATTTCACGTGAAGGAAAAGAGAAGGTTTACCCGCTCATGTCGAAAAATGAAACGGCAAGAGCTATCCTAAATGAAATTGAGTTGCTGCTTCAAGGGGACGAACAATAA